A window from Melopsittacus undulatus isolate bMelUnd1 chromosome Z, bMelUnd1.mat.Z, whole genome shotgun sequence encodes these proteins:
- the ST3GAL2 gene encoding CMP-N-acetylneuraminate-beta-galactosamide-alpha-2,3-sialyltransferase 2 isoform X1 has protein sequence MKCSLRFCFLSAAFLLVFVMSLLFTYSHHSIAYLDPGGLGGIHRVKLVPGYAGMQRLSKGGPYPRGCSCRRCPADEARAADWFDVRYNGAVSPVWTKDNMDLPPDVQRWWMMLQPQFKSHNTHEVLSKLFQIVPGEDPYRSRDPHHCRRCAVVGNSGNLRGSGYGPEIDRHDFIMRMNQAPTMGFEGDVGGRTTHHFMYPESAKNLPANVSFVLVPFKTLDLLWIASALSTGQIRFTYAPVKPFLRVDKEKVQIYNPAFFKYIHDRWTEHHGRYPSTGMLVLFFALHVCDEVNVFGFGADSRGNWHHYWENNRYAGEFRKTGVHDADFEAHIIDMLSKTSKIEVYRGN, from the exons ATGAAGTGCTCATTGCGCTTCTgcttcctctcggctgcctTCCTACTCGTCTTCGTCATGTCCCTCCTCTTCACCTACTCCCACCACAGCATTGCCTACCTGGACCCCGGCGGGCTGGGCGGCATCCACCGGGTGAAGCTTGTGCCTGGCTACGCTGGCATGCAGCGGCTCAGCAAGGGGGGCCCATACCCCCGGGGCTGCTCCTGCCGCCGCTGCCCAGCCGACGAGGCTAGGGCTGCTGACTGGTTTGATGTGCGCTACAATGGCGCCGTGTCCCCGGTGTGGACCAAGGACAACATGGACCTGCCACCTGATGTCCAGAGATGGTGGATG atgctgcagccccagttCAAGTCCCACAACACTCATGAGGTCCTGAGCAAGCTCTTCCAGATTGTGCCAGGGGAGGATCCCTACCGCTCCCGCGACCCACACCACTGCCGCCGCTGCGCCGTGGTCGGCAACTCGGGCAACCTGCGTGGCTCTGGTTATGGGCCAGAGATCGACAGGCACGACTTCATCATGCG gATGAACCAGGCCCCCACGATGGGTTTCGAGGGTGATGTGGGCGGTCGGACCACACACCACTTCATGTACCCCGAGAGTGCCAAGAACCTGCCTGCTAACGTCAGCTTCGTGCTGGTGCCCTTCAAAACCCTGGACCTGCTCTGGATTGCCAGTGCTCTCTCCACGGGCCAGATCAGGTT cacgTATGCACCTGTGAAGCCTTTCCTGCGGGTGGACAAAGAAAAG GTGCAGATCTACAATCCTGCCTTCTTCAAGTACATCCATGACCGCTGGACGGAGCACCATGGGCGCTACCCCTCCACCGGCATGCTGGTGCTCTTCTTTGCCCTCCATGTCTGTGATGAG GTGAACGTCTTTGGGTTTGGCGCTGACAGCCGGGGTAACTGGCACCATTACTGGGAGAACAACCGCTACGCTGGGGAGTTCAGGAAGACGGGAGTGCACGACGCCGACTTTGAGGCACACATCATCGACATGCTGTCCAAAACCAGCAAGATTGAGGTGTACCGGGGGAACTGA
- the ST3GAL2 gene encoding CMP-N-acetylneuraminate-beta-galactosamide-alpha-2,3-sialyltransferase 2 isoform X2: MKCSLRFCFLSAAFLLVFVMSLLFTYSHHSIAYLDPGGLGGIHRVKLVPGYAGMQRLSKGGPYPRGCSCRRCPADEARAADWFDVRYNGAVSPVWTKDNMDLPPDVQRWWMMLQPQFKSHNTHEVLSKLFQIVPGEDPYRSRDPHHCRRCAVVGNSGNLRGSGYGPEIDRHDFIMRMNQAPTMGFEGDVGGRTTHHFMYPESAKNLPANVSFVLVPFKTLDLLWIASALSTGQIRFTYAPVKPFLRVDKEKVNVFGFGADSRGNWHHYWENNRYAGEFRKTGVHDADFEAHIIDMLSKTSKIEVYRGN, translated from the exons ATGAAGTGCTCATTGCGCTTCTgcttcctctcggctgcctTCCTACTCGTCTTCGTCATGTCCCTCCTCTTCACCTACTCCCACCACAGCATTGCCTACCTGGACCCCGGCGGGCTGGGCGGCATCCACCGGGTGAAGCTTGTGCCTGGCTACGCTGGCATGCAGCGGCTCAGCAAGGGGGGCCCATACCCCCGGGGCTGCTCCTGCCGCCGCTGCCCAGCCGACGAGGCTAGGGCTGCTGACTGGTTTGATGTGCGCTACAATGGCGCCGTGTCCCCGGTGTGGACCAAGGACAACATGGACCTGCCACCTGATGTCCAGAGATGGTGGATG atgctgcagccccagttCAAGTCCCACAACACTCATGAGGTCCTGAGCAAGCTCTTCCAGATTGTGCCAGGGGAGGATCCCTACCGCTCCCGCGACCCACACCACTGCCGCCGCTGCGCCGTGGTCGGCAACTCGGGCAACCTGCGTGGCTCTGGTTATGGGCCAGAGATCGACAGGCACGACTTCATCATGCG gATGAACCAGGCCCCCACGATGGGTTTCGAGGGTGATGTGGGCGGTCGGACCACACACCACTTCATGTACCCCGAGAGTGCCAAGAACCTGCCTGCTAACGTCAGCTTCGTGCTGGTGCCCTTCAAAACCCTGGACCTGCTCTGGATTGCCAGTGCTCTCTCCACGGGCCAGATCAGGTT cacgTATGCACCTGTGAAGCCTTTCCTGCGGGTGGACAAAGAAAAG GTGAACGTCTTTGGGTTTGGCGCTGACAGCCGGGGTAACTGGCACCATTACTGGGAGAACAACCGCTACGCTGGGGAGTTCAGGAAGACGGGAGTGCACGACGCCGACTTTGAGGCACACATCATCGACATGCTGTCCAAAACCAGCAAGATTGAGGTGTACCGGGGGAACTGA